The window GCATGCGCGTCACGAGATGGCCGCCGGCGGAATGACCGGCGAGCCGGATCGGCCCCGCGACGAGCAAAGCCGCTTTTGCAATCGCTGCGGTGATCTCGGCAGTGATGTCGGAAATGCGCGCGGCCGGGGTCAGCGTGTAACTCGGCAGCGCGACCGTCCAGCCATGATGGCGTGCGCCTTCGGCCAAATCAGTCCATGTCGATTTGTCGAACCGCATCCAGTAGCCGCCATGGACGAACACGACGAGGCCCTTGCTGTCGCCGTCGGGCACGATCAGGTCCAGACGCTGACGCTCGCCCGAGCCATAGGCGATGTCGGGATGAAAGCCCTTCAGCCCGGCGCGGTAGGCTGCCGCCCGCTCCGCCCATTGCTCTGGCATCTTGTCCGAGCCCGGGATATGGGCCGAATTGGCGTAAGCATCATCCCAATCGCGCATCGTTACTCTCTCGACGGACTCGGGTCTTGCTGTTGAGCGCCAGTCTGCCACCGGTCAGGGCGGCGTCCTAGTCTTTATTTTAAGCTTAAAGGATTTCGATGAGCCCGTGTTTCGGGGCAGCTGGGCGGCATAATATTTCTCCTCGCCTGGAGAAGCCGGCAGCATCCCCGTCATTGCCGGCGGAGAGGCTTACGCCTTCTCCACCCCGCACCATTCCGCGATGAACAGCGCCATCGCCTTGGTGGTCTTCTTCAGCGACTCCAGATCGACATATTCGTTGAAGCCGTGCATCTCGCCGCCGCTGGCGCCGAAGCAGAGGCTGGGGATGCCGTAGTTGAGGCCATAGAAGCGGGTATCGGTGAGTGCGGTGAAGACGAGGTCCTCGACCGCACCGCCATAGACCTTGTTGAAGGCCTTGCCGAAAGCGGCTTCCGGCGCGGCGGAATCGGTCAGCTCATAGCCTTCCGACAGAAAGCCGGACCATTCAACCTCAGGCGGATTGTTGGCGAGGAAGCGATGGTTGCGCGAGGCGGCAGCAACGCAAGCCAATATCTCCTTCTGGTGGTCGGCCACAGACCAGCCGGGCAACACGGCAATGCGGCAATCGACGTCGCACCAGGCCGGCACGCTGGAGGCCCAATCGCCACCCTTGATGATGCCCGGGTTGAAATTGATGGGATGGTTGATCGTCCCAAAGTGACGATCGGCTTTCGCCCGCTCGTTCCATTCGATCTCGAGCTTCTGCAGGGCATGGACGAGATGATACGCCGCCATGATCGCATTGGAGCCGGAGCCCGCAAAAGCGACGTGGGTCGGATGGCCCTTCACGCGCAGGCGAAACCAGATCACGCCGACCTGTGAGCGCACCATCTTGCCGCCGGTCGGCTCGGGGATGAAGCAGGCGTCCGCGCGGTAGCCGCGTTGAAGCGTCGAAAGCGCACCGACGCCGGTGCTCTCCTCCTCGATCACCGACTGAAAGTGAATCCGCGCCGTCGGCTTGAGGCCCGCGGCCTTGATCGCATCCAGCGCTGAGAGCGCACCGATGGTGCCGGATTTCATGTCGCAGGCGCCGCGGCCGAACATCTTGCCGTCCTTGATGACCGGCGAGAACGGCGGCGTATCCCACAATTCGAGCGGCCCCGCAGGCACGACGTCGCAGTGGCCCTGGAGGATGAGCGATTTGCCGGCCTCGGTCTTCGGGCGATAGGTGCCGACGACAGTGCGCGCCTTGGAGAAATCATGCTCGATCGGGCCGAAACCGCGCAAATCCCTGAGATCGTCGACATTGATGTGCCAGTCGTCGACCTCGTAGCCGCGCGCGCGCAGGAGGTCGCCGATCATGTCCTGGCACGGCCCCTCCGCCCCGCGGGTCGAGGGGATCGCGACGAAATCGCGGGTGGTCGCAAGCTGGGCTTCGAAGCCGGCGTCGACGGCGTCAAGAATCCTCTGCTGCGTTTCGGCATTCATCACGGCAACTCCAAGCATCCGGTTGGTCGAAGGAGCGCACAAGCTAGCCGATTTCAGCCGTTCGGGTACGCCACAAAATAAGCATCCCGCAATGCATCTTCGAGCAGTCGGCCCTCGAAATAGCCATTCAGCGTCGCCGGCCGGCTCACGCCGTCGAGCAGCCGGGGACACGGCTCCGGCGCGCCGAGAACTGTGCGGACCGGAATGCGCTCGGCGTAAATTGGCAATTCGTAATCCTCGTCGTCGTCGGCGACACCCTTGGCGCGGACCTTCGCGGAAGCTTCCTCGATCTCCATCGCAATGAAGGAGGTCGCCTTGATCTCCTGGTTGTTGCTCGCCCGCAGGGTCGCAGTGCGATCCGGGAAGAAGCGGTCGACCATCGCGATGACCGCGCGCTCTTTCTCGGACGCGTCGGTGACGAGATAGGCGGTGCCGAACGCCATCACCGCGCGGTAATCGGCGGAGTGGTTGAAGCCGCAACGCGCCAGCACGAGGCTGTCGAGATGGGCGACCGTCAGGCAGACCCGCTCCCCCTTGGTCTGGTTGCGCAGCATGCGGCTCGCGCTCGAGCCGTGCCAATACAGCTTGGTCCCCTCGCGCCAGAAGAAGGTCGGTGTGCAATAGGGCTGGCCGTCGATCGCATAGGAGACGTGGCACAGCATCGAGGAATCCAGGATGCGATGAACCGTGTCGTGATCGTAAAAGCCGCGGTCGTGCCGGCGCTTCACTTGGTTGCGCGCTGACGTCGGATAGGAATCTTGGCTCTCGGTCTGGCTCACGGCCGCTCCTGTCGGGACTGGAAGGGTTCCAGGCAGTTGTAGCCGGGCATTTGGTCTGCGATAGTGCCAATTCCATGCAAAAAATTCCGACCAATTCTCCCTCCTCGGCCAAGGCCGAGCTGCCACTCGATCTCACTGGCCCGCACATCACCGCCGGGGCGTCCTCGGCGCACCGGCTCTTCCAGGCGCTATGCGAGATGATCGTCTCTGGCCTCGTAAAACCCGGGGAGCCGCTGCCGCCGTCGCGCACGCTGGCGAAGCAGACCGGCTTTCGCCGCAACGCCGTGGTCACAGCCTATGAGCGCCTGATCGCTGACGGGTTTGCGGAAGCGACCGTCGGCTCCGGCACCTTCGTCGCCGCACGAATTCCCGCGCGCGCTGCCGTGTCCAGGAAGCCGAAAGTGATTGTCGAATCGCCGCAGCAAGGCGCGCTTTCGCTCGGCTGTACCCATATCGACGAGCGCGCGGTGCAGCGTTTTCGCGCTTTCGTCGGCAGGCGCATGCGCGCTTTCGGCGCCGAGCATCTACACTACGGCGACCCGCGCGGCAGCCGCGAATTGCGCGTCGCGATCGCCGACCATCTGTTGTCGGCGCGGGGGCTGCGCTGCGACCCGGACCAGATCATGCTGACGTCAGGCACGCTGCACACGCTGCGCATCGTGCTCGGCACGATCCTGAAGGCCAACGATCAGGTCTGGTGCGAGGACCCCGGCTATCCCATTGCACGGAGGACCATCGCGCAATGCGGCTATCGCACTGTCCCCATTCCCGTCGACGCGCACGGCCTGCACGTCGTCAAGGGCCGCACCGCCGCGCCGGCAGCGCGCGCGGCTTACGTGACGCCGTCGCATCAATTTCCGCTGGGCGTCCAGATGTCGATGCCGCGACGGCTCGAGCTGCTCGACTGGGCCAGGCAGGCCGACGCCTTCGTGTTCGAGGACGATTACGACAGCGAGTTCCGCTATGACGGTGCGCCATTGATGTCGCTCGCCGGCATCGACCACCTCGAGCGCGTGATCTATATGGGCACGTTTGCCAAGACGCTGTTTCCGGGCCTTCGCATCGGCTATTGCGCCCTGCCCGAGCGCCTGATCGGTGACGTCACAGCCGCGCGCGCCGCGCTCGACCGTTTTCCCGGGACGCTGATGGAGGGCGCGGTCGCCGACATGCTCAATTCCGGTGCGTTCGCCGCGAACCTGAAGCGCGTGCGAAAACTCTATCGTGAGGCGCGAGATGCGCTGGCCGAAACTCTTGAAGCGGCATCGAATGGCGCGCTGTCAGTCCCGGTGCCGTCGCAGGGCCTGCATCTGGTCGCAAGGTTCGATCCGTCGGTGGCCCCCGCGGTTGCAGCCGAAGCGAAACAGGCGGCGGGCACGGAAGGCTGGCTGCTGGCCGACACCTATGCGCGGGTGCGGCCCCTGCCCGGCTTCGTGCTGGGGTTTTCCGGGCACGCGGTTCCGCGCCTCGTCACCTCCGCCGAGCGGCTCGCGCGTGAAGCGCGCGCAGCCTTGGGCACCAAGGGCAAATCAGCCCGGCGGGCCTGACAAAGGTTCACTATGAGAATCGTGTGCCGCTCCCTACATTGCGGCATCGACGCCGGGACCTCTCATCATGTCACTCCGCCACGCCGTCTGTCTTTCGCTCCTGATCTCCGCCGCGCTCGCGACGACGTCCAACGCAGCCACAGTCGGCCGCGAGCAGGACATCGTAGATCTCAAGCTGGGTCAGCGCGTGATGGTGGATGACGGAACCTGCCCGGCCGGGCAGGTCAAAGAAGTTCGCGGTTCGAAGATGAGCGACAAGGGGGTCGTGCGAGTCAGCTCCTGCGTGGCGCGGTACGGCCCGAAATCGAAGTAGCGAGCATGATCCGGACCCAAAGGGTCGCGTCAGCGCAAAGTGTGAAGCGGTTTTCCGACGAGACCATGCTCAAACAATAGAGCACTACGACTTCGCCGGGTCGAACATGCACTGCAAAGTCGGCTTGGCGATCTTGGTGAAGGTCGCCCCGATTTCACTTTGCTTTGCCGCCGGCACCCAATCGGTCTCGATCGTCGGCACACCGGTCTCGCTGATACCGCGCAGCAGCGCCTCACGCAGGTCGCGATCCTCGACGACGGCCGCGGCATGATCGTGCAGACAGCCACAGACCTCTTCCGGATGCTCCCAGCGCCCGAGCATACGCGGGGCACATTGCCGCACGAACTCGGTGCGCGGATCCGGCAATCGGCTTGGCGAGCGCACCTGCGCCTGAACGGAACCAATCGTTAGAAGCGACAGCAGCGCCGCAGCGCAGAGACGAAAGTACATTGATGGCCTTTGCCGGCTGTTTTTTCTTGTTGGTGATCAGAAACGCGCCGCCAGGACGATCGGCTGCGGCGCCGTGGTCGTGACCGGCGAGCCGCTGTACTGGAAGGTGCCGATGCCCGGAAGATTGCCGTCCGGCGGGCCGGCGAACAAGGAACCGGCGAGCAGGAAGCCGCAAGCAACGATGAAGCTGAGCGCGCGCATGGATTAGTCTCCGAATTGCGTGGCCGGCGGTGCGCCGTCGTCGTTGTCACGCTGATAACCATTCGCGGTTTCTCCCGTGATGCGCCAAAAGCCCAAAATGGTTTCATTCCCCCGGGATTTGTTTCGTCGCCCGCGGCGCGACGAAACAAATCCCGGAAAACATCAATCATTTCAGGTGGGGCGCCTGACGGTTTGAATCCCGCTTGGGAACGACCCTCCAAGCAGGTTGAGGTGGCGCGGTCACATCCGCGACGTCCGAGCTTCACATGCACTTTACGATTTTCTGCTGAAGAGAACCGCAAACGAAAGCCGGTCCCGCCGATGAACCCAAAGCCGGCCGGGCGCGACCGAAGCCTTCGAAAACCGACAGGCCCGTAAACCGGGCTCGCATTTTGAGGAATGGCCATCATGACGGCGCAAGATCGCGCAACGGTGCGCGATGCGGCTGAGCAGACGGACCGCGCCGATCGAGAGCCCATGCGAAGCCGCGCCAGTTCGCCCGGCGCGATGGTCCTGCAATCAGATCGCGGCTACGAAGCCAAACCGCAAGCATTCGTGCGGCTCAGCGGCTCGCATCTTGCGAAGCCGCGCGCCCGCCGCGATTCCGTCACTGGTGAACGCCAGTACGTCACTGAGTGAACGCAAGTGCGTCACTGAGTGAAGAAGTCGCCGCACCTCTGGACGGTCGCGTCGGCCGGGCCCCACGGCATGATCGGCACCGACGAGGTCGAATTCTTCGGTGATCCCTCGATCAGCTTGTCCGAATAAACCATGTAGACCAGCACGTTGCGCTTGGCGTCGCAGCCGCGCACGATCTGCATCTTCTTGAAGAAGAGCGAGCGGCGCTTGCGGAACATGTCGTCGCCCTGCTCCATCTTGTCCTTGAACTTGATCGGACCGATCTGGCGGCAGGCGAGCGAGACGTCCGAAACCTCCTCGGCAAGTCCCAGCCAGCCCTTGAAGCCGCCCTTCTCCGGCACCGTGAAATGACAGGCCACGCCCTCGACCTCGGGATCGTCGAGGCCATAGGTCGCGAGCTTGTCATTCGGGCTCATCCATTTGAACACGGTGGAGCGGCGGAAGATCAGATCCGGCTCGTCGGCGGCAGACGCGGATGCCACCGGGACGACCAGCAACAACAGGAATAAAGCGAGGCCTTTCAAGCGGATGCTGGAAGGATCGTGGAAACGAGATGACATGAAGTTCTCCGGTATCAAGTCCCGTAATGTAGGCATGGGACCGCCGGGCAGGAAGGTGACGGGCAACCAGGTGCGGCCGCCGTTTACTGCTCCGTGAGGCTTTTTTGCTACGTCTTGGACAAAACTAGCTGATGGCAGAACCGCCATGCTGGTGAACGCGTATCCCCTCTGCGAGACTAACGTCTGATTTGATTGTGGATTCGAGGAATGAATAGCGTGAACGAGTCCCGTTTTTCGGCCGCGCCGGTACGGCTGTGGCAGTTCGCGATTTTGACGGCCGCGGGTGCGATCGGGACGGCCAGCCAGGCCGAAGCAGCGTTCTATTACACGCCGGATTACTCGGACGGTTCCTACTACTCCCGGCAGGAACGACATCCCCAGGTGCCGCGACAGAAGCTGGAGAAGCGCGGCTCGGCAGCCGGCAAGAACAAGAAAGAGACCGTCGTCGAGAAGGAGACCGGCGCGAAGCCGCAAGGTCCCCTCGTCATCGTCGTCTCGATCAACCGGCAGAAGGTGACGATCTACGACTCCAACGGAGTGTTCGCGGAGGCTCCGGTGTCGACCGGCATGAAGGGCCACTCGACGCCGATGGGCGTGTTCAGCGTCATCCAAAAGCACAAATTCCACCACTCCAACATCTATAGCGGCGCGCCGATGCCGTACATGCAGCGGATCACCTGGTCCGGCGTCGCCATGCATGCCGGCGTGCTACCGGGCTATCCGGCGTCGCATGGCTGCATCCGCATGCCTATGGCGTTCGCGGTGAAGATGTGGAACTGGACCAAGATGGGCGCGCGCGTTCTCGTCACGCCCGGAGAGATGACGCCGCACAGCTTCTCCCATCCGATGCTCGCCTCGCTGCGCGTGCCGCCGCAGCCCGCGGCAAGCCTCGAGCCGACGACGAGCGTCGGCGACAAGGCGGACAAGGGCGCGCCCGAGACCAAGGTTACGGACGCCAAGCCGGTCGAAACCAGATCTTTTGAAACCAGAACCGCCAGTGCCGACGGCGTGCTCGAGCTGCGCTCCACGGTCGGCCACACCGTGATGTCGGATGCGACCACGGGCAATGCGCCGATCCGCGAGGAGGAGGCTTCCGCCAACACGGCTGCGGCTGAAGCGAAGCCTATTGAGACTGCGGAAGCTCCCAAGGTCGCTTCGGACGAAAAGCCGGCCGACAAGGTCGAGGCCGCAAAATCCGAGCCCACCGATGCTCCGAAGGCCGACGCCTCGAAGGCGGAAGCCGCTTCCGAGCCGGTCAAGATTGACGCACCGGTGACGGCAACGGCGCCCGCGCGACCCACTTCGCCGGAGGGGAAGAAGGACCAGACCCGCGTCGCCGATCCCGCGCCGTCGCTAAAGCCGGACCTGCCGAAGCGGACTGGCCAGATTGCGGTGTTCATCAGCCGCAAGGATTCCAAGCTCTATGTGCGGCAGAACTTTGCGCCGCTATTCGATGTACCCGTGACGATTGCGGCAAGCGACCGGCCGCTCGGCACCCATGTCTTCACTGCCGAAGTCGACAAGACCGATTCCAACGCGCTGCATTGGTCGGTGGTGTCGCTGCCCGTCGCCGTCCGCACCGCCGCGCGCGATGACGACGGTCACGTGGCGCGCCGTCAGCGCAACGCCGCCGTGATCCCCGTTGCCGCAAGGCCGGTCGTGACGCCGGACAGCCCGGCCGAAGCCCTGGATCGCATCACAATACCTGCCGACGCCATGGCGAAGATCAACGAGATGCTCACCACCGGCGGCTCGATCATCGTCTCCGACCAGGGCATCAACCAGGGTGAGACCGGCGAAGGTACCGACTTCATCGTCCGTCTGTACTGAGAGTTTCGCCGCCTCTGATAACGCGGTCTTGAGCGGGCTGCTCTTATCGCAGGAGTAGACTGCATCTCGGATCATGTCGGGGGACGTCGCCATGCTGAACCGCAGGACCATGCTCGTGGCCGCGCTTGCTGCGACGGCATCATCGGCAACGCGCGCACTGGCCGAGGGCGGAATGAGCCGGATCCCGGCTTACGCCTTCTCTTTTCCCGCTCTGTCCGGTGACGACATTCGCTTGGCGAGCTTCACCGGCAAGCCGTTACTGGTCGTGAACACGGCTTCGCTGTGCGGCTACACCCCGCAATATGCCGGGCTGCAGGAGCTCTGGAACGAGTTTCGCGAGCGCGGCCTCACCGTGATCGGCGTGCCCTCCAACGATTTCGGCGGCCAGGAGCCCGGCGGCACCAGCGAGATCTCGGAAACCGCGCATCACCAATACGGCGTTACCTTCCCGATCGCCGCCAAGGCCGTCGTCGTCGGGCCGAAGGCGCATCCCTTCTACAAATGGGCCGCCGAGGCGCGGCCGAGGGATGTTCCGAAGTGGAACTTCCACAAATATCTGATCGGCCGCGACGGCTATATCGCCGAGGTATTTGCATCTGCCATCGAGCCTGCCGACACCCGGATCAAGACTGCGGTGGCCAAGGCGCTGGCTGACAGTTAAGGCGCTGGCCGACAGTCGACGGGTCTTACCCCGAACGCGCTTCGGAGGCACAGGCTTGGGCACAATTGTGGCGAAGCGCCAAACAGCCGTTGCAATGGCGATGGAGCACCATCTAGGCTAGGATGATCAGGGGCAGGATAGGTTTTGCCGGAGGCGAAAAGCCACGGCGGAACAACGGGATCAATCTCGAGGACAACACCCATGCATGTGGCGGCAGGACTGATTTTGGCAAGCGCGATCTCTGTTGCGCTGACAGGTGCGGCATGGTCGCAGACTCCGGCTGCGAAACCGGTAGCCGCAACGCAAGCGGCACCGGCCGTTGCGCCCGCTGTGGCTCCGGCCGCAGCCCCCGCGCCGCAAGCCGCCGTCGTCAATCCGCCCCCGCCGCAACAGGCTCCGCAGCCGGCACGCGCCGCCTGCAACAATCCGAATGCACTGGGCGTTGCCCGCACTGTCGAGATCGACACCACCGGCGGTCCCGGCTTCGGCTTCGAACACTTCAAGGAGCTCGACTTCCTGCGCGACCACGAGGTGGTGCTGACCTTCGACGACGGCCCTTGGCCGCACAACACGCAGGCGGTGCTGAAGGCGCTCGCCGACCAGTGCACCACCGGCATCTTCTTTCCGATCGGCTTGCACTCAACCTATGAGCCGGAGATCCTGAAGCAGGTCTACGCGGCCGGCCACACCGTTGGCGCGCACACCTGGTCGCACGCCAATCTCAACAACAAGAAGCTCACCGAGCAGCAGAAGAAAGACGAAATCGAGAAGGGTTTTTCGGCGGTGAAATGGGCGCTCGGCGGGATCTCGCCCTCGCCGTTCTTCCGCTTCCCGGCGCTGCAGCATCCGCCGGAGATGGTCACCTATCTCGGCAATCGCAACATCGCGATCTTCTCTTGCGACCTCGACTCCTTCGACTTCAAGGCCTCCAAGCCCGAGAAGGTGATCGACACCGTCATGAAGAAGCTCGACAAGCTCGGCAAGGGCATCATCCTGATGCACGATTTCCAGAAGCACACGGCCGAAGCCCTGCCCGAGCTGTTGAACCGCCTCAAGGCAGGCGGGTTCAAGGTGGTGGCGATGCGCGCGAAGACCCCAGTCTCGACGCTGCCCGAATACGACCAGGAGCTGCTCAAGGACGTCAAGCTGCCGACGGTGAGCACACGACCGGTCAACAGCGTCGTGACGACGGTCTCCGAATAGCGGTCGCTTGTCTTTCCGGTTCGAAGGCTACGTCATCGTCTCCGCGGACGGCATGCTGGCCGATGCGGCACGCGTCATGCCCGAGGTGCTGAAGTTCGAGGGCGACAAGCTGTTCTTCGAGCAGGCGCTCGATCGCGCCGCGCTGATCGTGCACGGCCGCCACTCGCACGAGCAGCAGCCGAAGTCGCCCAAGCGGAAGCGGCTGATCCTGACCCACAAGATCAAGACCCTCACCGTCGATCCGGAGATGCCGAACGCGACGCTATGGAATCCGGATCATGCGAGTTTCGAGGAAGCCTGTGCCTTCGCCGATGTTTCATCCGGCACGGTCGCGATCATCGGCGGCCCCGTCGTGTTCGACCTGTTCATGGACCGCTACGACACCTTCTGGCTCTCGGAAGCGCCGCATGTCCGCCTGCCCGGCGGCGAAGGCTGCTTTGTGGGCGTGCCCGCGCGGACGCCGCATGAGGTGCTGGCGTCACACGGGATGACGCCGGGCGCCCCCTATCTACTCGACGCGGCGCATGAGGTGACGGTCACGCCATGGCGGCGGGGCTAGAGCGCCCTCTTCAAAATCTGCAAATCAACCCCATGCACAGTACCGGCATTTCGATACCGGAGACTATCCCGCTCATTCAGCAGGCATAACGGGCGATCGGGTCAAACTGCGCTTCTGGAGCTCGGCGCGCACGTGCTGGAGTGATACGGAAACTGGCGACGCTTCAGCAAACATGACGCGGGGCCATCATCGATGCGATGACTCGCTCCCGATCATTCTGCAGCGACGACCTTGCGCGAAGCCGGACACGCCGCAACAGCTCAGGCGAGGACTGCGTAGGGTGATTAGCCGAAGGCGTAATCCACCGCTTCCGTATCCGCAGCGGGAGGCGTTGGTGGGTTACGCCAGCGGACTGCGCTTCGCGCAGCCACTAGCTAAGCCACCCTACGAGCCTACGAGGTCCTACACGTCGCCGTAGGCCGTCTCGGCCGAGCGCGTGGCGCGGCCATAGCCCATGATCATGAACAGCGCGCCGATGACGGAGAGATTCTTCAGCGCGTCGACCACCATCTTGGCGTTGTCGGGCGCCGCCTGATTCCAGAAATCGTAGAACAGGAAGGTCGAGACCGCGATGTAGACGATCATCAGCATCGCGAAGAAGCGTGCGCCGAAGTTCAGCGCGATCATCACTCCCGCGATGATCTCGAGCCCGCCGACCGCGATCGCCAAAAGCTGCGGCGTGGTCATCGCGGTCGCCGTCTCGATCTGCTTGGCGTAAGGCGCGATCACGTCGGGCACCACGAGCTTGCCGGCGATGAAGTCGGCCGTCGCCTGAATGGCAATGAGCTTGGTGGCGCCCGTGTAGATGAACAGCACGGCGAACAGAATCCGCCCGAAAGTCACGAACGCTGGCATAGGTCGGCCTCTTGGCAATGCTGTAAGGGCGGGGACGCTTGCGGGGATTATGATGAGTCCGCTTGAGGTTTTCAAACGGGGAAATGGGAAACTGCAAGTAATTCAAAGTTGGCGGCGCACTGTGCTCGATGGCGCTCCCTAGCGGAATCGAACCCGACAGTGGCCAGATTGGCCATCACGCTCTCAGCGTCATGGCCGGGCTTGTCCCGGCCATCCACGACTTGCTCCGCGGCACAAAGATCGTGGATGCCCGGGACAAGCCCGGGCATGACGAGCTAACAGGACCCTACGTAAACAACGTCGGCTGCTGCCGCGCCGCACGTTCCTGCGCCTCTACGGCCGCAACGGCGGTCATGTTGAGGATGCCGCGCGCGGTCACCGAGGGGGTGAGGATATGCGCCGGCCGCGCCGGGCCGATCAGGATCGGGCCGACGGGGAGCGCATCCGCGAGCGACTTGATCATCTGATAGGCGACGTTGGCGGTGTCCAGCGTCGGCATGATCATGATGTTGGCTTCGCCCTCGAGCTTGGAGTGCGGCAGCACCATTTTGCGCGCAGCGGCGGAGAGCGCGGTGTCGCCCTGCATCTCGCCGTCGGCCTCGATCTCCGGGTGCTTTTCCTTCAGGAGCTGGGTTGCCCGGCGCATCTTGCGCGAGGAATCCGTGTCGTAGCTGCCGAAATCCGAGTGCGAGACGAACGCGATCCTCGGCTTGAGCGCGAAGCGCTGGACGTGCACCGCCGCAAGCGAGGCGATCTCGGCGAGCTCTTCCGCGGTCGGATTGGGCCGCACCTGGGTGTCGGCGATGAAGAAGGCGCCCTTGCTGGTGATCAACAGCGCCAGCGCGGCATAGTCGCTGACGCCCGGCGCAAAGCCGACGATCTCGCGGACATGGCGGAGATGGTGCATGTAGCGGCCTTCGAC is drawn from Bradyrhizobium diazoefficiens and contains these coding sequences:
- a CDS encoding DoxX family protein; amino-acid sequence: MPAFVTFGRILFAVLFIYTGATKLIAIQATADFIAGKLVVPDVIAPYAKQIETATAMTTPQLLAIAVGGLEIIAGVMIALNFGARFFAMLMIVYIAVSTFLFYDFWNQAAPDNAKMVVDALKNLSVIGALFMIMGYGRATRSAETAYGDV